AGTATGTTCGATTGGTTCAACATGGATTACAACATCGGCATTATTAAGGCTCTGTTGTATCTTTTCTTCAAGTATTTCGGTAAGCCTGTGGGCTTTATCTATGTGGAGAGATTTTACAACCTGAATATGAAAATCAATTTGCCGCTGAGGGCCCGATTTCCTGGTTCGAAGCCTGTGAAAAGCCTTTACTTCAGGTTCACTCAGGATCAAATTTTTTATTATTTCTATTTCATTATC
The window above is part of the Elusimicrobiota bacterium genome. Proteins encoded here:
- a CDS encoding cation transporter, which gives rise to DNEIEIIKNLILSEPEVKAFHRLRTRKSGPQRQIDFHIQVVKSLHIDKAHRLTEILEEKIQQSLNNADVVIHVEPIEHTEK